One genomic window of Sphingomonas ginsengisoli An et al. 2013 includes the following:
- a CDS encoding VIT domain-containing protein, with product MAAAAPTVLAGPSVTALVRGVNQAEAVRPLEIRRLALVATVHGAVATAELTLEVHGTTDEPVEGRVAIPLPADAVVTGYALDIDGRLVDGSLVDGAKAQAAYEQNLRRQVDPGVATIDAAGGFNTRVFPISRTAGRTFKVRFTAPAGTVWRLPLGGALATADWHVSVTGAARDSVRLGGRALAERGGVLSLSGRGALPGDLTIAASEAETDALASVHATGEQTWQVSGPLPHAVAPTGGTVRVYWDRSRSRRDQDHAAELARVTAAIAALRPARIEWVAFASGAPERAVLASAAELAARVAAVRYRGATSYRALSNGGAGGTCLLVSDGQLTLDQDNMVAPGCRLFAIAPTSGANRARLTALAQAGGGRVIDADDAAADLTAPGVERISDTAGTALPFTLLPSAPDHWRAIVQAPASGPAQVTVGGVTVARQPTAAAVRFDGDSALLAAARLSLLEGTASREQFVATSRRYAIASPSLSFVVLEQPEDYVLNGVRPPANYPKLAKYEELQFAADANRKAAAANRLDQLVKDWTAELAWYDKRFDLTWRPPVVTPGKPRGAPPAMMSPAPVADSPDAPPPPPPPPPPPPPPPAPEREDEASTATGDIVVTSTRMPNRAAAPADVRVSVDAWNPDREYLKAFDAAPAEFDRLYAEWERKAGDVPAYYLDSADWLVRHDRAADAPEVLLSALDLPTANQVTIGMVATRLERYGALDAAVALRERQMNLDLDHPQPKRLLALVLARRAALGGPTAKADLTRAIELLIDVAVKPHDARWNGIDLVSLVEANALLPKLRALGGDVAIDPRLVRNLASDLRIVIDWSNDATDIDLWVDEPSGERVIYSNQRSHIGGHLSDDMTQGFGPEEYFLRRAAPGAYVTRAHVFAPDRLDPNGAARVTAHLYRDWGRPTQREQVIDFDVSRGKDGELMIGTLTVEHPGEK from the coding sequence GTGGCCGCAGCGGCGCCGACCGTGCTCGCCGGGCCCTCGGTCACCGCGCTGGTGCGCGGGGTCAACCAGGCGGAGGCGGTGCGGCCGCTCGAGATCCGGCGGCTGGCGCTGGTCGCCACCGTCCACGGCGCGGTCGCGACCGCCGAGCTGACGCTCGAGGTCCACGGCACCACTGACGAGCCGGTCGAAGGGCGGGTGGCGATTCCCCTGCCGGCGGACGCGGTGGTGACCGGATACGCGCTCGACATCGACGGCCGGCTGGTCGACGGCTCGCTGGTCGATGGCGCCAAGGCGCAGGCGGCTTACGAGCAGAATCTGCGCCGGCAGGTCGACCCGGGCGTCGCTACGATCGACGCCGCGGGCGGCTTCAACACCCGCGTCTTTCCGATCAGCCGCACAGCCGGGCGCACCTTCAAGGTGCGCTTCACCGCGCCGGCGGGAACCGTCTGGCGGCTCCCGCTCGGCGGCGCGCTCGCCACCGCCGATTGGCACGTCAGCGTGACCGGCGCCGCGCGCGACTCGGTTCGCCTGGGCGGACGGGCGCTCGCCGAGCGCGGCGGCGTGCTGAGCCTGTCGGGCCGCGGTGCCCTTCCCGGAGACCTCACCATTGCGGCGTCCGAAGCGGAGACCGACGCGCTCGCCAGCGTCCACGCGACCGGCGAGCAGACGTGGCAGGTGAGCGGCCCCCTGCCCCATGCGGTGGCGCCGACCGGCGGCACGGTGCGCGTCTATTGGGACCGCTCGCGCAGCCGCCGCGACCAGGACCATGCGGCGGAACTCGCGCGGGTGACCGCGGCGATCGCCGCGCTCCGCCCGGCGCGGATCGAGTGGGTCGCCTTCGCCAGCGGCGCGCCCGAGCGCGCGGTGCTCGCCAGTGCCGCCGAGCTGGCCGCGCGCGTCGCCGCCGTCCGCTATCGCGGCGCGACGAGCTATCGCGCGCTGAGCAACGGCGGCGCGGGGGGGACCTGCCTGCTGGTCAGCGACGGGCAGCTGACGCTTGACCAGGACAATATGGTCGCGCCGGGCTGCCGGCTATTCGCCATCGCCCCGACCAGCGGCGCCAACCGCGCGCGCCTGACCGCGTTGGCGCAGGCCGGTGGCGGGCGGGTGATCGATGCCGACGATGCGGCTGCCGACCTCACGGCGCCGGGGGTCGAGCGGATTTCCGATACAGCCGGCACGGCCTTGCCCTTCACCCTGCTGCCGAGCGCACCCGACCACTGGCGGGCGATCGTCCAGGCGCCGGCGAGCGGCCCTGCCCAGGTCACCGTCGGCGGGGTTACCGTCGCCCGCCAGCCCACCGCCGCGGCGGTCCGCTTCGACGGCGACAGCGCGCTGCTCGCCGCCGCCCGCCTGTCGCTGCTCGAAGGCACCGCCAGCCGCGAGCAGTTCGTCGCCACCAGCCGCCGCTATGCCATCGCCAGCCCGTCGCTGTCGTTCGTCGTGCTCGAGCAGCCCGAGGATTATGTGCTGAACGGGGTGCGGCCGCCGGCCAACTATCCCAAGCTCGCCAAATATGAGGAGCTGCAATTCGCCGCCGACGCCAACCGCAAGGCCGCCGCGGCGAACCGGCTCGACCAGCTGGTCAAGGACTGGACCGCCGAGCTCGCCTGGTACGACAAGCGCTTCGACCTGACCTGGCGACCGCCGGTCGTGACGCCGGGCAAGCCGCGGGGCGCTCCCCCCGCGATGATGTCGCCGGCGCCGGTGGCGGACTCACCGGACGCGCCCCCGCCCCCACCGCCGCCTCCGCCTCCGCCTCCGCCGCCGCCCGCTCCCGAGCGGGAAGACGAGGCCAGCACAGCCACGGGCGACATCGTGGTCACCAGTACGCGGATGCCGAACCGCGCCGCCGCCCCTGCTGACGTCCGCGTCTCGGTCGACGCGTGGAATCCCGATCGCGAATATCTGAAAGCATTCGACGCCGCGCCGGCCGAGTTCGACCGCCTCTACGCCGAGTGGGAGCGCAAGGCGGGCGACGTTCCGGCTTATTATCTCGACAGCGCCGACTGGCTGGTGCGGCACGATCGCGCCGCCGACGCGCCCGAGGTGCTGCTGTCGGCGCTCGACCTGCCGACCGCCAACCAGGTGACGATCGGCATGGTCGCGACCCGGCTCGAGCGCTACGGCGCGCTCGACGCTGCGGTGGCGCTGCGCGAGCGACAAATGAACCTCGACCTGGATCATCCGCAGCCCAAGCGGCTGCTGGCGCTGGTCCTCGCCCGCCGCGCCGCGCTGGGCGGGCCGACCGCCAAGGCCGACCTCACCCGCGCGATCGAGCTGCTCATCGACGTCGCGGTGAAGCCGCACGACGCGCGCTGGAACGGCATCGACCTCGTCAGCCTGGTCGAGGCCAATGCGCTGCTGCCAAAGCTGCGCGCACTGGGCGGCGACGTCGCGATCGACCCGCGCCTCGTTCGCAACCTCGCGAGCGACCTCCGGATCGTGATCGACTGGTCGAACGACGCCACCGACATTGACCTGTGGGTCGACGAGCCGAGCGGCGAGCGGGTGATCTATTCGAACCAGCGCAGCCATATCGGTGGGCATTTATCGGACGACATGACGCAGGGGTTCGGACCGGAGGAATATTTCCTCCGCCGCGCCGCGCCAGGAGCCTATGTCACCCGCGCCCACGTCTTCGCGCCCGACCGGCTCGACCCCAATGGGGCGGCGCGGGTGACGGCGCACCTCTATCGTGACTGGGGCCGGCCGACGCAGCGCGAGCAGGTGATCGATTTCGACGTCAGCCGCGGCAAGGACGGCGAGCTGATGATCGGCACGCTGACGGTCGAACACCCGGGCGAGAAGTAG
- a CDS encoding sterol desaturase family protein, producing MPSILIDLIRLTVWLSLLALLFAPLEKLFTLRKAQRRTSIVADIFYYYLNGLIPTLVMAVPLAALAAVVRGVTPLAWHQAVTSLPLWLTIPLGLLVAEVGSYWAHRWAHHSPTLWRFHAVHHTPEHLDWLVNSRAHPVDVVFTRLGGLVPLYMLGLDGGGSERGLVPLIIVVIGTIWSFFVHANVRWRFGPLEQLLATPAFHHWHHTNDEHRDHNFAATLPFIDRLFGTLHLPDHFPTVYGIDRPVPPAFYDEVIAPFTGAERAASEQARSQTEGELV from the coding sequence ATGCCGTCGATCCTAATTGATCTCATTAGGCTGACGGTCTGGCTCTCGTTGCTGGCGCTTCTCTTCGCGCCGCTCGAAAAGCTCTTCACCCTGCGCAAGGCGCAACGGCGCACCTCGATCGTCGCCGACATTTTCTATTATTATCTCAACGGGCTGATCCCCACGCTGGTCATGGCGGTGCCCCTTGCGGCGCTCGCTGCCGTGGTCCGGGGCGTGACCCCCCTTGCTTGGCACCAGGCCGTCACGAGCCTTCCGCTCTGGCTGACGATTCCGCTCGGTCTCCTCGTCGCCGAAGTCGGTTCCTACTGGGCGCATCGCTGGGCACACCATTCCCCCACGCTGTGGCGGTTCCACGCCGTCCATCACACGCCCGAGCATCTCGATTGGCTGGTGAACAGCCGCGCGCATCCGGTCGATGTAGTGTTTACGCGGCTTGGCGGTTTGGTGCCGCTGTACATGCTCGGGCTCGACGGCGGTGGTTCGGAGCGCGGACTGGTACCGCTCATCATCGTTGTGATCGGAACGATCTGGTCATTCTTCGTCCATGCGAATGTCCGGTGGCGGTTCGGACCGCTCGAGCAGCTCCTGGCGACCCCGGCCTTTCATCACTGGCACCATACCAACGACGAGCATCGTGATCACAACTTTGCCGCGACGCTGCCGTTCATCGACCGATTGTTCGGGACGCTCCACCTCCCCGACCATTTTCCGACCGTCTACGGTATCGACCGCCCGGTCCCGCCAGCCTTCTACGATGAAGTCATCGCGCCCTTCACCGGCGCAGAACGAGCAGCGTCAGAACAAGCCAGATCCCAAACCGAAGGCGAGCTGGTCTAG
- a CDS encoding SMI1/KNR4 family protein has protein sequence MSGTLSRRGWLATALGAALVAAGLGARGCQSMGKRTASPQRPAGAAKPMLDEDIAPVLARLDAWYAAHLAADAANFNPPASEAQLDAFERLVRVRLPRAYRQLYGWHDGENDDRRGHIYGLPILSLDAAGREWLSWQKVAAGFGGNRYAIPGGGWPVGAVDPAYTNPGWIPLTADGSGNHLGLDFAPWPGGRVGQIILYGRDEDVKAVLAPSLGRFLAWLATLLESGNFRLDVAPGEQVLRHFRLKTPAVDDFQDGARTLLGAPGPYL, from the coding sequence ATGAGCGGCACGCTCTCCCGCCGCGGCTGGCTCGCCACCGCGCTCGGCGCCGCCCTCGTCGCCGCCGGCCTCGGCGCGCGCGGCTGCCAGTCGATGGGCAAGCGCACGGCCTCCCCCCAGCGCCCCGCCGGCGCGGCGAAACCGATGCTCGACGAGGACATCGCCCCCGTCCTCGCCCGGCTCGACGCCTGGTATGCGGCGCACCTCGCCGCCGACGCCGCCAATTTCAATCCACCCGCGAGCGAGGCGCAGCTCGACGCCTTCGAGCGCCTCGTGCGCGTCCGCCTGCCGCGCGCCTACCGCCAGCTCTACGGCTGGCACGACGGCGAGAACGACGACCGCCGCGGCCACATTTACGGCCTGCCGATCCTCTCGCTCGATGCGGCGGGCCGCGAGTGGCTGAGCTGGCAGAAGGTCGCCGCCGGTTTCGGCGGCAACCGTTATGCGATCCCCGGCGGCGGCTGGCCGGTCGGCGCGGTCGACCCCGCCTACACTAACCCCGGCTGGATCCCGCTCACCGCCGACGGCTCGGGCAACCACCTCGGGCTCGACTTCGCGCCCTGGCCCGGCGGGCGGGTCGGCCAGATCATCCTCTACGGCCGCGACGAGGACGTGAAAGCGGTCCTCGCCCCCTCGCTCGGCCGCTTCCTCGCCTGGCTCGCCACCCTGCTCGAGAGCGGCAACTTCCGCCTCGACGTCGCACCCGGCGAGCAGGTCCTCCGCCACTTCCGCCTCAAGACCCCCGCGGTCGACGACTTCCAGGACGGCGCCCGCACCCTCCTCGGCGCGCCCGGGCCGTACCTGTAG
- a CDS encoding PEPxxWA-CTERM sorting domain-containing protein: MNSKLLSMIGLAAAALSATPAAAQQYVTNGNFNSVSNNSQNFQVNASNQYGSVTGWSTGNSSTSTNPYNLLYHSDIATSSSALGQYQGTGREFLWALPSNNAGHGNFMALDGDTSVNGTFSTILTGLTTGALYTLSFDWATGQIASRTGATTEGLNITVGNLVISLPNQNTPSEGATPWSTVTRTFTATGATQTLSFLATGTPNGLPPVALLDNVSVTAAVPEPATWALMLIGFGAVGVSMRKRRAHIPAMA; this comes from the coding sequence ATGAACAGCAAACTTCTCAGCATGATTGGGCTCGCCGCTGCGGCCCTGTCCGCCACTCCGGCGGCGGCGCAGCAGTATGTGACCAATGGCAATTTCAACAGCGTGTCGAACAACAGCCAAAACTTCCAGGTGAATGCCTCGAATCAATATGGCTCGGTCACGGGCTGGTCGACGGGCAATTCGTCGACGAGCACCAATCCGTACAACCTGCTCTATCATTCGGACATCGCGACTTCGAGCAGCGCGCTTGGCCAGTATCAGGGCACCGGCCGCGAATTCCTTTGGGCGCTGCCGAGCAACAATGCCGGCCATGGCAACTTCATGGCGCTCGACGGCGACACCAGTGTCAACGGGACCTTCTCGACGATCCTGACGGGCCTGACCACGGGCGCGCTCTACACGCTGTCGTTTGACTGGGCGACCGGGCAGATCGCCAGCCGCACTGGCGCGACGACCGAGGGCCTCAACATCACCGTCGGCAACCTCGTCATCTCGCTTCCCAACCAGAACACGCCGTCGGAAGGCGCAACGCCTTGGTCGACGGTCACCCGTACCTTCACGGCAACCGGCGCCACGCAGACGCTGAGCTTCCTTGCCACCGGCACTCCCAACGGACTGCCGCCGGTCGCGCTGCTCGACAACGTCTCGGTGACCGCCGCCGTGCCGGAACCGGCCACTTGGGCGCTGATGCTGATCGGCTTCGGCGCGGTGGGCGTGAGCATGCGCAAGCGCCGGGCGCACATTCCGGCCATGGCCTGA